A genomic segment from Excalfactoria chinensis isolate bCotChi1 chromosome 15, bCotChi1.hap2, whole genome shotgun sequence encodes:
- the ASIP gene encoding agouti-signaling protein isoform X2, giving the protein MESKNLFLSLLLCYSLLRAARSHLIIEEKTECNLSKNNKMNLPDLPPISIVDLTKRSQKVSRKEAESKKSSKKNAELKTPPKPRPTPAADCVPNFKTCKPHLNSCCNYCALCKCRIFQTICQCLLLNPKC; this is encoded by the exons ATGGAAAGTAAGAACCTCTTCCTAAGCTTATTGCTCTGCTACagtttgctcagagctgccagaTCACACCTGATAATCGAGGAGAAGACAGAATGCAACCTgtcaaagaacaacaaaatgaacCTCCCAGATCTCCCACCCATTTCCATCGTAG attTAACTAAAAGATCCCAGAAAGTCAGCAGAAAAGAGGCGGAGAGTAAGAAATCTTCCAAG AAAAACGCTGAACTGAAGACACCCCCAAAACCAAGGCCTACACCTGCTGCTGACTGCGTGCCCAACTTCAAAACCTGCAAACCACACTTGAATTCATGCTGCAACTACTGTGCCTTGTGCAAATGCCGAATTTTTCAGACAATCTGCCAGTGTTTATTGTTAAACCCAAAGTGTTAA
- the ASIP gene encoding agouti-signaling protein isoform X1 codes for MTVGFFLPRMESKNLFLSLLLCYSLLRAARSHLIIEEKTECNLSKNNKMNLPDLPPISIVDLTKRSQKVSRKEAESKKSSKKNAELKTPPKPRPTPAADCVPNFKTCKPHLNSCCNYCALCKCRIFQTICQCLLLNPKC; via the exons ATGACAGTGGGATTTTTTCTCCCCAGGATGGAAAGTAAGAACCTCTTCCTAAGCTTATTGCTCTGCTACagtttgctcagagctgccagaTCACACCTGATAATCGAGGAGAAGACAGAATGCAACCTgtcaaagaacaacaaaatgaacCTCCCAGATCTCCCACCCATTTCCATCGTAG attTAACTAAAAGATCCCAGAAAGTCAGCAGAAAAGAGGCGGAGAGTAAGAAATCTTCCAAG AAAAACGCTGAACTGAAGACACCCCCAAAACCAAGGCCTACACCTGCTGCTGACTGCGTGCCCAACTTCAAAACCTGCAAACCACACTTGAATTCATGCTGCAACTACTGTGCCTTGTGCAAATGCCGAATTTTTCAGACAATCTGCCAGTGTTTATTGTTAAACCCAAAGTGTTAA